From one Helicobacter sp. MIT 21-1697 genomic stretch:
- the trpA gene encoding tryptophan synthase subunit alpha, giving the protein MSALTKPQLMGHIIAGYPSFDFSLYAALGICQAGASYLEVQFPFSDPNADGIVIEEACNKSIAQGFKVSQGFALLHTLSQHINKDNKQPTRLIIMTYANLIFRYGVEAFIKEAKKSGVWGIIAPDLPIESDESLRKLAKKHHICIISLIAPKASLPRIKKIAQISDEIVYVVARAGITGEKTHIDNTLFDWIHCINKHCKKPIALGFGINSYEQVSALKDKVDIIVAGSYFVRYISELSTQQFSPQDYTHKLEKHTQMLMGWNKET; this is encoded by the coding sequence ATGAGCGCACTTACAAAGCCACAGCTTATGGGACATATCATTGCAGGGTATCCAAGCTTTGATTTCAGTTTGTATGCGGCACTTGGTATCTGCCAAGCAGGTGCAAGTTATCTTGAAGTGCAGTTCCCATTTTCTGACCCAAATGCCGATGGAATCGTTATTGAAGAGGCGTGTAATAAGAGTATAGCACAAGGATTCAAGGTATCTCAAGGTTTTGCCTTGTTACACACACTCTCACAACATATAAACAAAGATAATAAACAGCCCACGCGGCTTATCATTATGACTTATGCTAATCTTATCTTTCGCTATGGCGTTGAAGCATTTATTAAAGAAGCCAAAAAAAGCGGTGTATGGGGGATAATCGCACCTGATTTACCCATAGAATCTGATGAATCTCTTCGCAAACTTGCAAAAAAGCACCACATTTGCATCATCTCTCTTATCGCTCCAAAGGCAAGTCTGCCACGCATTAAGAAAATTGCTCAAATCAGTGATGAAATCGTATATGTCGTGGCACGCGCTGGAATCACTGGAGAAAAAACGCATATTGATAACACACTTTTTGATTGGATACATTGTATTAATAAACATTGCAAAAAACCTATCGCACTGGGCTTTGGGATAAATTCCTACGAACAAGTAAGTGCATTAAAAGATAAAGTAGATATTATCGTGGCTGGTAGCTATTTTGTGCGCTATATTAGCGAACTTAGCACGCAGCAGTTTAGTCCGCAAGATTATACGCACAAACTTGAAAAACACACACAAATGTTAATGGGCTGGAACAAAGAAACATAA